CCGCTACGGCTTCCATCAGGCCGCGGACGCCATCAAAGAGCGCGGGCAACAGCCCGGCTTCGGCAAGCCGGTTATTATCATCAACCCGTCCGTCATCAACCCGTCAAAGAAGGCACCGGATTCGATGTGATAGTGGCCCGCCACTCGGGCGAGCAAGAGGCCATGACGTTGGATGACACCAAACACCGTTCGGGGCCATGTTAAGATCACTCTTTCCAATGAACAGACTTGGTGACACCGGGCATGGACACCGCTCACGCCTTTACTCCGAACGAGCTGGCGCAACTGCGCGAACACAATATCGTGATCTGGGCCGGCCGCGTCATCTTCGAGGCACAGCCGCCCATCAGTGATGACGCTCTGAGGGACATCCGCCAACACCTCCGTGGCACCCTGCCCGAGGATCTGCTGTCGCTCTGGCGGCTCACCGCCGGCGGCCGCCTGGACTACGACCTGCGGCTGACCATGAACGGCAACCAGGAAGCCATCTCCTGGGCCGAGCTGTTTTATCACGACAGCGACGGCTATCGCGATCTGCCCGGCTGGATCGAACACGAACAGGCGCTTGCTGAAGAGGCCGCCGAGGCTCGTGGACAAAATTGGGACGGTAAAATCGACGCTCTGCCCATCGGCGGCTTCGAATACTGCGACCGGATCTATGTGGTCACCGACGATAACGCCTTGGATTACGGCCACGCTCTGGCCTGGAAAATGGGCTTGCCGCCAGCCTGGCGCCACGCCATGCACGGAGACGGACTGGCCACCATCGCGCCGACCCTGCGGGACGCTTTCCAATGTCTCGGGCTGGAAAAAGATCCGGCCTCCGACGACAGCGCCGATACAGGCCTGGAATTATTGGAGTATCTGGATTGCCGCCGGCAAGACCATGGCCTGCCAGACGCTCTGGCCAATAAGGTAATCGGCTTTTACCGGCGTGCCGTGCTGGATTGGCGTGGCGCGCTCGAAGCCGACACCCTGAGTGACTACCCGCTTCTTGCCAC
This sequence is a window from Alloalcanivorax dieselolei B5. Protein-coding genes within it:
- a CDS encoding SMI1/KNR4 family protein, with protein sequence MDTAHAFTPNELAQLREHNIVIWAGRVIFEAQPPISDDALRDIRQHLRGTLPEDLLSLWRLTAGGRLDYDLRLTMNGNQEAISWAELFYHDSDGYRDLPGWIEHEQALAEEAAEARGQNWDGKIDALPIGGFEYCDRIYVVTDDNALDYGHALAWKMGLPPAWRHAMHGDGLATIAPTLRDAFQCLGLEKDPASDDSADTGLELLEYLDCRRQDHGLPDALANKVIGFYRRAVLDWRGALEADTLSDYPLLATLALSHAIQQDDAALLTQLLDRGVAPDIPLRGDMGPLSLAVISNAWAVFQALLDRNPPLPERLLDDVNGPVPKELVVRLLTHPNQASVQATLRCVFHGVPDSAHCIAEQLSVQQRATLPEQQQALLTSLRTSLEKVRQGKLAHYLGEDGLRLQVERLEAFRL